Below is a genomic region from Nocardioides panacis.
GGCTCGCCCTCCAGGAGGCGCTGATCGGCGCCTCGATGGGCTTCGTGACCTTCCTGGTGTTCTCCGCGATCCAGGCCGCCGGCGACCTCATCGACGTGTTCGGCGGCTTCAGCCTCGCCGCCGCGTTCGACCCGCTGTCGCAGAACATGAACTCCGTGCACGGGAAGCTCTTCTCGATGCTCGGCATGATGCTGCTGTTCACCAGCAACCTGCACCTGCTGGTGATCGGGGGGCTGCTGCGGTCGTTCGAGACGATGCCGGTCGGCACCGCGTGGCAGCCCTCCAGCGTGACGGAGGTGGTCACCGTGGCGTTCTCGATGTTCTTCGCCGCCGCCGTGCAGATCGCGCTCCCGCTGATCGGGGTGCTGTTCCTGGCCGACCTGGGCCTCGCGCTGCTGACCCGCGTGGCGCCGCAGCTGAACGCCATCGGCATCATGTTCCCGGCCAAGATCGGGCTGACCCTGCTGATGGTCGGTGTGTCCTTCGCGGTGCTGCCGGACGCGACGCTGCGGCTGCTCGAGACCCTGTCCCAGGCGATGACCGCCTTCGTGAGCGCCTCGTGAACGCCGGGACGCCCGCCCGTGGCTAGCGAGGACAAGTCCGAGAAGGCGACTCCCAAGAAGCTCAAGGACAGTCGCAAGGAGGGCCGGGTCGCCCGCACCCAGGAGCTCGGCGCCTGGGCCTCGATCCTGGCGGTCGCGCTGTCCATCCAGACGATGACCTCGATCGGGATGGGCAAGGTCCAGGCCCTGCTGACCACCACGCTGCGGATGATCGTCTCGCCCGACCCGCACGACATGCTCCAGCTGCTCCGGGAGGGCAGCGGCCTCGCGCTCATGCTGTCCCTGGCCATGGGGGCCGGGGTGATGGTGATCGGGGTGGCCTCCGCGGTCGCCCAGGGCGGGCTGTTCTTCGCCACCAAGTCGATGAAGCCCAAGTGGTCGCGGCTCAACCCCCTGGAGGGCATCAAGCGGATCTTCGGCCCGCACGCCCTCTGGGAGGGCGTGAAGATGCTGCTGAAGAGCGCGCTGGTCGGCTTCTTCGTCTGGCGCGCGATCGTCGGCCTGATGCCGCTGGTCGGCGGTCTCGTCCCGCTGCCGGTGGCGATGCAGATCGCCGGGTCGGCGGCCACCGGGCTGATGCGCGACGTCGCGCTCGCCGGCCTCGTCGCCGCCGGGGCGGACTACGCCGTGCAGCGCCGGCGCACCGGCAAGCAGGTCCGGATGACCAAGAAGGAGGTGCGCGACGAGCACAAGCAGAGCGAGGGCGACCCGATGATGAAGGGCCAGATCCGCTCGCGCCAGCTCGCCTCCGCGCGCAACCGGATGATGGCCGACGTACCGCTGGCGGACGTGGTGCTGGTGAACCCCACCCACGTCGCCGTCGCGCTGCGCTACGACCCCACCAAGGGCACCCCGCGGGTGGTCGCCAAGGGCGCCGGCGTGGTCGCCGCCCGGATCCGGGAGATCGCGGAGACCAGCAAGGTCGCCATGGTCGAGGACGTCCCGCTGGCCCGCGCGCTCTACACCGGGTGCGAGGTCGGTCACGAGATCCCGCCGCAGCTCTACCAGGCCGTCGCCCAGGTCCTCGCGTTCGTGCTCAGCATGCGCGCCACCGGCGCGCCCGCAGGCCGGCACCGGAGCCCGCGCACCGGGTTCGAGCCGATCCCCGACGTGCCCCGCGCCGGGCGCCGGGTGCGGCCGGTCCCCGTCGACTCCTCAGGTCTGGCCGCCGTCGGCCGATAGGACCCGCGAGCCAGGACGGCGCGCGCGCAACACACCACGGACGGTGCCACCGACACTCGTGTTCGCCTCCCCCCGGGGAGGTCCGTGAAAGGCCAGCTCCGTGTCGCACATCCAGAACGCGGCCCACTCCACCCGGCTCCCGGGTCGCGGCGCCGTGATCGGCGTCCCGATCGCCGTCGTCGGCATCGTGGTGATGCTCGTCGTACCGCTGCCCCCGGTGCTGCTGGACGTGCTGATCGCCTTCAACATCACCTTCGCACTGCTGGTCCTGCTCACCGCGATGTTCGTGCACCGGGCGCTGGACTTCTCCTCGTTCCCGGCCCTGATCCTGGTCGCCACCCTGTTCCGCCTCGCGCTCAACGTCAGCGCCAGCCGGCTGGTGCTGCTGGACGGGTACGCCGGCAAGGTGATCGACACGTTCGGCCACTTCGTCATCGGCGGCTCGCTGATCGTCGGCATCATCGTGTTCTCGATCCTGGTGGTCATCCAGTTCGTGGTGGTCACCAACGGTGCGGGCCGGGTCGCCGAGGTCGGCGCCCGCTTCCACGCTGGACGCGATGCCCGGCAAGCAGATGGCCATCGACGCCGACCTGAACTCCGGCCTGATCGACGACGACGAGGCACGCCGCCGACGGGCCGACGTCTCCGGCGAGGCCGACTTCTACGGCGCGATGGACGGCGCCTCGAAGTTCGTCAAGGGCGACGCGATCGCCGCCATCATCATCACGGTCGTCAACCTGCTGGGCGGCTTCACCGTCGGCATCGTGCAGAAGGGCCTCTCGTTCTCCGAGGCCATGCACACCTACAGCCTGCTGACGATCGGTGACGGCCTGGTCTCCCAGGTGCCCGCGCTGCTGCTCTCGGTGGCCACCGGCCTGATCGTGACCCGGGCGACCGGCGGCACGGACATGGGCACCGACCTGGTCGGCCAGCTGACCCGCTACAAGCAGCCGATGCGGATCGCCGGCTTCGGCGCGCTCGGCCTGTGCCTGATCCCCGGCATCCCCAAGCTCCCGTTCCTGCTCGCCGGCGGCGCCATGATGCTGCTCTCCTCGCGCCACCAGAGCGCGCCGGACACCGGCCCCGAGCCCACCGCCGCCGAGCTCGCGCTGCCGTCCCCGGACTCGGTCGAGGCGATCATCGAGGACATCCGGGTCGACCCGCTGGAGATCGAGCTGGCGGCCGACCTGATCGACCTGGTCGACAAGGGCGCCGGGGGAGACCTGCTGGACCGGGTCAAGTCGCTGCGCCGCAAGGTCGCGACCGACCTGGGCGTCGTGGTCCCGCCGGTGCGCACCCGCGACAACCTGGACCTGCCCCTGCACACCTACGCGATCCGGCTCTTCGGCGTCGAGGTCGCCCGCGGCGAGGCGCCCCCCGGCACCGTGCTCGCGATCGGCGACCGCCTCGACGGACTTGTCGGTCGGCCCACCGTGGAGCCGGTGTTCGGCCTGGCCGCCATGTGGGTCCCGGCCGAGCTGGCCAACCGGGCCGAGCTGCTCGGCGCGACGGTCGTCGACCGGTCCTCGGTGCTCACCACCCACCTCGCCGAGGTGGTGCGCAGCTACGCCGCCCAGCTCCTGGGCCGCGAGGAGGTCAAGATGCTGACCGACGCCGTACGCCGCACCCACCCGTCCGCCGTCGACGAGCTGACACCCGCGCTGCTCAGCCTCGGCGAGATCCAGCAGGTCCTGCAGTCGCTGCTCGACGAGAGCGTGTCGATCCGCGACCTGGCCCGGATTTTCGAGGCGCTGTCCACCCGCGCCCGGGTCAGCAAGGACCTCGACGGCCTGGTCACCGCGGCCCGCGAGACCCTCGGGCTGGCCGTCGTCGCGCCGCACCTGCGCGACGGCACCCTGCCGGTGCTCAGCTTCGACCCGAGCCTGGAGCAGCGACTGCTCGAGGCGCTGCGGGTCACCGAGGGCGGCGGCTTCCTCGCCCTGGACGTCGAGCTCTCGCAGGCGCTGATGAACGACCTCACGGCGCGCAACCGGCAAGCCGAGGAGCAGAACATCTCCGCGGTCCTGGTCTGCGCCCCGCAGGTGCGGCCCGCCGTCCGCCGGCTCGTGGCCACCTCCCTGCCCCGGCTCCCCGTGCTGTCGTACGGCGAGCTGAGCGGCCCGATCCAGATCCAGTCCGTCGGCGTCGTCGGGGGCCAGGCCCCCGTGCTCGCCTGACCCGTCCGCCCGCCCCGACCACCTGACGTGAGGTCCCGATGAACGTGTTCGCCGCACCGGTCATGCTCGCCGCCGCCGCGGTCAGCGCACCTGCCTTCTGGGGGGCGTTCGTCGACGGGACCACCGAGCCGATGACCGCGTTCACCCGCTTCGCCGTCTGCGCGCTGCTCGCCTGGGCCGGGATGTCCGTGGTGCTGATGCTCGTCGGACCGGCGCCCCGGCAGGAGCCGAGCGCCCTGGACGGCGCCCAGGACCCCTCGTCCGCGGAGTCCGCCCCCGTCTGACCCCGTCTGACCCCGTCTGCCCCCCGTCGACCCGGGCCCCGTGCAACCCCGACCCGGGCCCCGTACGACGCCGACCCGGGCCGGAGCTCACCTCGACCCGGGCCAGGTGAGGTCGCGCGGCAGCCGCAGGCCCGGCGGTGCACGTCGAGACGCGGCCGCGGGTTCGGGCGCGAGGAACGCCGTCGGCCACGGACCGTCGCCCACCGGTTCTCCTCCCACACGAGCGTGCGGCTGCACCGGCCGTCGGCGGACAGCAGGCCGGCCACCCTGCCGGCGCGGGACGGGTCAGCCGGTGGCGGCGGCGGGGAAGGTGCCCGCGTCGATGCTCGCGCGGGTCGACACCACGGGGTGGTCGGTGGTCCGGTCCACGAGCGGGCTGCGGTCCTCGTCGTAGGACGAGAAGCGCACCCCGGGGGACCCGAAGACCCAGTCGACGGCCCGCGGCTCCTGGGCGTCGCACCCGCCGGCGCCGTTGCTGCCGCCGCGGGCCGCGACCATCGAGGTCCCGGACGTCAGTGCGCAGAAGTAGCTGTCCCGCTCGTTCATGTCGCCGGTGAGGAACACCGGGATGCCGGTGGCGGTGAGCCGGTTCATCAGCGCGACCTCGACCGCGGTCGCCTGGTCCCGCCAGCGCTGCTGGCCGTGGTAGCGCCGGGTGTCGGCCGGGTTGTGGACGTTGGCGAAGTACGCCGTCAGGCCGGTCGCCCGGTGCCGCAGCAGGACCACGGGCATCCGGCGACGGTTGCCGTCGAAGTAGGGGACCGAGAACGTCTCGGGGCGGACCAGCTCCCACACCGACGAGCGCCAGGCCACCGAGTTCTCGGCCTCGCGGGGGGTGAGCCGGGTGCCGGGGTAGACGTCGTAGCCGGGGCTGAGCCGCTGCAGCTCGCGCAGCTGGTCGGACTGCAGCTCCTGGAACCCGACGACGTCGACGTCGTGCCGGCCGAGCAGGTCGACCACGCCCGCCATCCGGGTCACCCCGGACTGCTTGCCGCGGGCGCCGCCCCGGGTGTGGCTGCTGCCGAGCACGTTGAACGAGCTGATCGTGAAGTCGGCGGTCGGGCCGCCGGGCGTCGGCGGGGGCGTCGTACCGGGCGTGGGGTCCGGCGTCGGGACGACCGGGTCGGTCCACGGGTCGCTGCCCGGGGCGGGGGCCACCGTCGAGGACGGTACGTCGGAGGGCGGGACCCAGGGGACGTACCCGTTGTCGAGGCTGCCCGGGTCCGGCAGGCCGGCGGTCGCGAGCCAGGCTGCGAGGTCGGCGTCGCGGGCGGAGGCACTGGGCGCCCGGGCCGTGGTGGCGGCCGGACGGGCCACGGGGGTGGGCCGCGCGGTGATCGTCACGGCGACCGTGGGCTGGCGCAGGGGCAGCTGCGCGGAGGTGCTGTCCGAGACCGGGCGCGGGGGCGCGGGGTCGCCGCCCCACGCGCCGAGGAGGACCGAGCCCAGCAGGACGCCGGTCAGCGCGACGGCTGCTCCCGCGGTCGTCGTGGCGGTCGCTCGGCTCAACTCGTTCTCCAGCGCAGGTCGGGGCGCCCGGGCAGGCGCTCCCTCGAAGATCGGCCGGGACGACCCGGTCCTGAGGAGTTGCCGGGCGCCGATTGGGTGATCGACGGGCGGTCGGGGACGATGGGGGCGAGATGTCTCTCCTCGACCGCCTTCCCGCCGACTCGGACGACGCCGACGCGCTGTTCGAGGCGTTCGGCACCTGGGCCGAGGAGCAGGGCCTGAGCCTCTACCCCGCGCAGGAGGAGGCCCTGATCGAGGTCGTCACCGGCGCGAACGTCATCCTCAGCACCCCCACCGGCACCGGCAAGAGCCTGGTCGCCACCGGGGCGCACTTCGCGGCCCTGGCCCGCGGCCAGCGCACCTTCTACACCGCACCGATCAAGGCGCTGGTCTCGGAGAAGTTCTTCGCGCTGATCGCGGTCTTCGGCCCCGACAACGTCGGCATGCTGACCGGCGACGCGGCGGTCAACGCGCAGGCGCCGATCATCTGCTGCACCGCCGAGGTGCTCGCCAACATCGCCCTGCGGGAGGGGGCGAGCGCGGACATCGGCCAGGTGGTGATGGACGAGTTCCACTTCTACTCCGAGCCGGACCGCGGCTGGGCCTGGCAGGTCCCGCTCATCGAGCTGCCGCAGGCGCAGTTCGTGCTGATGTCCGCGACGCTCGGCGACGTCACCCGGTTCGTGGACGACCTGAGCCGCCGTACCGGACGCAACACCGCGGTCGTCAGCAGCGCGACCCGGCCGGTGCCGCTGACCTACCTGTGGGCGCTCACCCCGATGCACGAGACGATCGAGGAGCTGCTGACCACCCACCAGGCCCCGGTGTACGTCGTGCACTTCACCCAGGCCTCGGCGCTCGAGCGGGCGCAGGCGCTCACCAGCATCAACGTGTGCACCCGCGAGGAGAAGGACAAGATCGCCGAGCTGATCGGCGGCTTCCGGTTCAGCCCGGGGTTCGGCAAGACCCTGTCCCGGCTGGTGAAGCACGGCATCGGCGTGCACCACGCCGGCATGCTCCCGAAGTACCGCCGGCTCGTCGAGCAGCTCGCGCAGGCCGGCCTGCTCAAGGTGATCTGCGGCACCGACACCCTCGGCGTCGGCATCAACGTGCCGATCCGCACGGTCGTGTTCACCGGGCTGAGCAAGTACGACGGGCGTCGCCAGCGGATGCTCAAGGCGCGCGAGTTCCACCAGATCGCCGGCCGCGCGGGGCGGGCCGGCTTCGACACCGCGGGCACCGTCGTGGTCCAGGCCCCCGAGCACGTCGTGGAGAACCACCGGCTGGTGCTCAAGGCCGGCGACGACCCCAAGAAGCTCAAGCGGGTGCAGCGCAAGAAGGCGCCCGAGGGCCAGGTGACCTGGAGCGAGGACACGTTCGACCGGCTGGTCGTCGCCGAGCCCGAGGCGCTGGTCTCCCGGATGCGGGTCACCCACGCGATGCTGCTCAACGTGATCGCCCGGGAGGGCGACCCGTTCGTGGCGATGCGCCGGCTGCTGCGCGACAACCACGAGGACCCGCGCTCGCAGGTCCGGCTGGTCCGCCGGGCGATCGCGCAGTACCGCGCGCTGCTCGCCGCCGGTGTCGTCGAGCGCATCGACCCGCCCGGTCCCGACGGCCGCACCGTGCGGCTCGTCGCGGGGCTGCAGCTCGGCTTCGCGCTGAACCAGCCGCTGTCGACGTACGCGCTGGGCGTCTTCGACGTGCTCGACCCCGAGGTGCCGACGTACGCCCTCGACGTCGTCTCCGTCGTCGAGGCCACCCTGGAGGACCCGCGGCCGGTGCTCGGCGCGCAGGAGCACAAGGCGCGCGGCGAGGCGGTCGGGGAGATGAAGGCCGACGGCATCGAGTACGACGAGCGCATGGAGCTGCTCGACGAGGTGTCCTGGCCCAAGCCGCTGCAGGACATGCTCGAGCACACCTACGAGGTCTACCGGCGCAGCCACCCGTGGGTCGCCGAGGACGCGCTGTCCCCGAAGTCGGTGGTCCGCGACATGTACGAGCGCGCGATGACCTTCGCGGAGTACGTCGCGTTCTACGGCCTGACCCGGTCCGAGGGGCTGGTGCTGCGCTACCTCGGCGACGCCTACCGGGCGCTGCGGCAGACCGTCCCGGACAGCGTGCGAACCGACGACCTCGAGGACATCGTGGAGTGGCTCGGTGCCGTGGTGCGGCAGACCGACTCGAGCCTGCTCGACGAGTGGGAGCAGCTCAGCGACCCGACCCGCGTGCTGGAGAAGGACGTCGTCCCGCCCGAACCGGAGAACATCACCGCCAACGAGCGCGCGTTCACCGTGCTGGTCCGCAACGCGCTGTTCCGCCGGGTCGAGCTGGCCGCGCTGAACCGCTGGCACCAGCTCGGCGAGCTCGAGGCCGAGGCCGGCTCGACGATGACCGCCGAGGACTGGCGCGAGTCGCTGGCGTCGTACTTTGCGGAGTACGACGCGATCGACACCGGCCCGGACGCGCGCGGGCCGCGGATGCTGCTGGTCGAGAAGGTCGGCCGTGCCTGGGAGGTCCAGCAGGTCGTCGGCGACCCGGAGGGCAACCACGACTGGCGGATCACCGCGACCGTCGACCTCGACGCGTCCGACGCCGAGGGCGAGCTGGTCCTGGACGTCACCGGCCTCGTCCAGCTCTAGGGCCGGGTCGTCCGGTTGAGCGCGCGCCCCGGCGCACCGGCAAGCGGACGACCCGATCCGCCGGAGTCGCCGGGTCAGACGAAGGCGCTCTCCCCGGTGATCGCCCGGCCGACGATCAGGGTGTTGATCTCGCGGGTGCCCTCGTAGGAGTAGATCGCCTCCGCGTCGGCGACGAACCGGCCGACGTGGTGCTCGAGCAGGATGCCGTTGCCGCCGAGCACCTCGCGGGCCCAGCCGACGGTCTCGCGCATCCGGGCGGTCGTGAACGCCTTGGCCAGCGAGGCGTGCTCGTCCTTGACCAGCCCGGCGTCCTGGAGCTGGGAGACCCGCACGCACATCGCGGTGGAGGCGACCACGTTGGAGAGCATCTTGACCAGCAGGTCCTGGACGAGCTGGAAGCCGGCGATCGGCTGGCCGAACTGCTGGCGCTCCAGCGTGTAGCGCAGCGCGTGCTCGTAGGCGCCGCGGGCGCAGCCGGTGGCCTGCCAGGCGACGCCCATCCGGGTCACCTTGAGGACCTTGGCGGTGTCCTCGAAGGAGCTCGCACCCTGCAGCCGGTTCGCCTCCGGCACGCGTACGCCGGCCAGGTGGATCTCCGCGTTCTGCACCACGCGCAGCGCGATCTTGTCCTGCGTGACGTCGAAGGTCATCCCCTCGGCGCCCTTCTCGACCACGAACCCCTTGACCTGGTCGTCGGCCTCGTCGCGGGCCCAGATCACCACCAGGTCGGCGAAGGACGCGTTGCCGATCCACTTCTTCTCGCCGTCGAGCACCCACTCGTCGCCCTCGCGCCGGGCCGTGGTCGCCAGGCCGCCGGCGATCCCCGAGCCGACCTCGGGCTCGGTCAGGCCGAAGGCGCCGATCAGCTCCATCCGGGCCATCGCCGGCAGCCAGCGCTCGCGCTGCTCGTCGGAGCCGCACAGCTGGACCGACCCCATCGCGAGGCCGCCGTGCACCCCCATGAAGGTCTGCATCGAGGCGTCGACCCGGGCCATCTCCATCGCGACCATGCCGTCCAGCAGGCTGCTGCGGCCGGGGCAGCCCGGTCCGTCGTACTGGAGACCGGCGATGCCGAGGTCGGCGAGGCCGGGGACCAGCTCGTGCGGGAACTCCGCGCGGGTCCAGAAGCCGTTGATCACCGGCTCGACGTGGGTCAGCATGAACTCGCGCACCCGCTCGACGAGCTTGCGGTCCTCGTCGTCGAGGAGCAGCTCGAAGCCGAGGAAGTCGGAGTCGGGGGTGTCGGACAGGTCCAGGTCGCTCATGTCACTCCGTCTGGTCGGGGACGTCGGTGAGGAAACGCTCGATCACCGGGGCCAGGTCCCGGGCCTCGGTGAGGATGCCCAGGTGCCCGCCGCGGTACACGTGCAGACGGGCGCGCGGCACCAGCCGGGCGATCATGCGGGCGTTGACGAGCGGCACGATCGGGTCGTCGTCGCCGCCGAGCACCAGCGTGGGCTGGGCCAGGAGCGGCAGGAACGGCAGGCTCGACCAGCCGGTGGTCGCGGCCAGCTGGTAGTAGTAGCCGCGCTTCGGTCCGGACCGGGTGGTGGCGTGCAGCAGCCGCGCGCCGGCCTCCGGGTCGTCGCGCATGGTGCCGCCGTAGATCTCCGCGGCGATGCTCCGGGCGTACGCCGGGTCGCGGTGCCGCCGCGGGGTGAGCATCTTGGCGAGCACCTGCGGGTGTGCCGGGACCATCAGCGACCCGGTGCCGGTGGCCACGAGCACCACGCGGCGCACCCGGCGGCGCGACTGCAGCGCGAGCTGCTGGGCGAGCGCGCCGCCCCACGACAGGCCGAGCACGTCGAACTCCCGGTGCCCCAGCCGGGCCACCAGCGCGGTCACCCAGGACGACAGCGCGGCCATCGAGTAGGGGAACGGGGGAGCCGGCGACCCGCCCACCCCTGGTACGTCGAACCGGATCACGCCCCGGTCCGGGTCGAGGGCGTCGACCAGCGGCTGCAGCGCCTCCAGGCTCGCGCCGATCCCGTTGCACAGCAGCAGCGGCGGCGCGTCTGCGAGCCGGCCGCGGCCGGGGCGGAGGCTGACCCGCACCTGGATGCCGCGGACCGCGATGGTGCGGAGCCGGTCGCGGCTCACGGCGCGCAGCCGGGGCTCAGCGGTCGAGGACATAGGTGCCTGGCGCGTCGCAGACCGGCTCGTAGGCGGCGGAGCCCAGGCGACGGGGCTTGTTGCGCTCCGGTCCGGTGCGCTCGGCCAGCCACCCGACGTAGTCGTCCCACCAGCTGCCCTTGACCTTGGAGGCGGCCGCCAGCCAGGCCTGGCTGTCCGCCGGGTTCCGGTCCGCGGTCTGGAAGCTCGCCTTGGGGTTGCCGGGCGGGTTCACCATCGAGGCGATGTGGCCGCTCGTGGAGAGCACGAACTTGGACCGGCCGCCGAGCAGCTGCGTGGTCCGGTAGCAGGACTCCCACTTGCACAGGTGGTCGGCGATGCCTGCCACGACGTAGGAGTCGGTGTCGACCTTGCCGAGGTCCACGTCGCTGCCGAGCATCCGCGCGCCGTCCGGCCGGGTCAGCCCGTTGGAGATGGCGAGCTCCATGAAGTCGCGGTGCATCGCGGCGGTCATCCGGACCGGGTCGGCGTTCCAGTAGAGGATGTCGAACGCCTTGGGGGCGTGGCCCAGCAGGTAGTTGTTGACCCAGTAGTTCCAGATCAGGTCGTTGGGTCGCAGCCAGGCGAACACCTCGGCGAGCGAGCGGCCGTCGAGGTAGCCCTTCTCCTGCGACGCCTTGACCGAGGCCGCCGCGGCCTTGCGGGAGAGCAGCGCGCTGGGCAGGCCGGCCTGCTCCTGGTCGAGCACCGTGACGGCCAGGCTGAACGCGGCCACCCGGTCGAGCTCGCCGGTCGCGGCGAGGTGCCCCATCACCATCGAGCTGAGCATCCCGCCCGAGCAGATCCCGAACAGCGCGACCTGGTCGGCCCGGGCGATCTTCTGCGCGGCGGTCATCGCCTCGAGGATCGCCTGCCCGTAGCTGTCGACGCCCCAGTCGGCGTGCCGGGCGTCCGGGTTGCGCCAGGAGATGCAGTAGACCTGCTGGCCGTTGGCCACCAGGTGCTCCACCAGGCTGCGCTCCGCGGCCAGGTCGATGACGTAGTACTTGTTGATCGTCGGCGGCACGATGAGGAGCGGGACGGTGCGCACCTTGGGGGTCTGCGGGGTGTACTGGATCAGCTCGAACATGTCGGTGCGGAGCACCACCGCGCCGGGCGTCACCGCGATGTCGGTGCCGACCTCGAAGGCGTCGGGCTCCACCATCGAGGGCACCCGCGGGGCACTGGCGAAGTCGCGCACGAAGCGCCGGCCGCCCTCGACGAGGTTGCCGCCGCCGGTGTCCACGATCCGCTTGAGCACCTTGGGGTTCAGGAAGGGGTTGTTGCTGGGCGCGGACGCCTCGACGAGGTTGTCGA
It encodes:
- a CDS encoding flagellar biosynthetic protein FliR, which gives rise to MVVTIAGAPVIAYVLASVRLVAWLLVAPPFSSKAVPTLAKTLLALGMAFAVVPGMDQGGIPEDTAALIGLALQEALIGASMGFVTFLVFSAIQAAGDLIDVFGGFSLAAAFDPLSQNMNSVHGKLFSMLGMMLLFTSNLHLLVIGGLLRSFETMPVGTAWQPSSVTEVVTVAFSMFFAAAVQIALPLIGVLFLADLGLALLTRVAPQLNAIGIMFPAKIGLTLLMVGVSFAVLPDATLRLLETLSQAMTAFVSAS
- a CDS encoding PHA/PHB synthase family protein, with translation MSAATTPASEQADGRMREADDTADGTDSAAPLDLLLGDAARSPLRRFVPGMSGVRFTTHLARRPGKVAGRTKDLAVELARVGAGRSELAPHEKDRRFSDEGWAKNPMLRRTLQTYLAVGETARGLVQDAELDWGDDQRIGFIVDNLVEASAPSNNPFLNPKVLKRIVDTGGGNLVEGGRRFVRDFASAPRVPSMVEPDAFEVGTDIAVTPGAVVLRTDMFELIQYTPQTPKVRTVPLLIVPPTINKYYVIDLAAERSLVEHLVANGQQVYCISWRNPDARHADWGVDSYGQAILEAMTAAQKIARADQVALFGICSGGMLSSMVMGHLAATGELDRVAAFSLAVTVLDQEQAGLPSALLSRKAAAASVKASQEKGYLDGRSLAEVFAWLRPNDLIWNYWVNNYLLGHAPKAFDILYWNADPVRMTAAMHRDFMELAISNGLTRPDGARMLGSDVDLGKVDTDSYVVAGIADHLCKWESCYRTTQLLGGRSKFVLSTSGHIASMVNPPGNPKASFQTADRNPADSQAWLAAASKVKGSWWDDYVGWLAERTGPERNKPRRLGSAAYEPVCDAPGTYVLDR
- a CDS encoding DEAD/DEAH box helicase, producing the protein MSLLDRLPADSDDADALFEAFGTWAEEQGLSLYPAQEEALIEVVTGANVILSTPTGTGKSLVATGAHFAALARGQRTFYTAPIKALVSEKFFALIAVFGPDNVGMLTGDAAVNAQAPIICCTAEVLANIALREGASADIGQVVMDEFHFYSEPDRGWAWQVPLIELPQAQFVLMSATLGDVTRFVDDLSRRTGRNTAVVSSATRPVPLTYLWALTPMHETIEELLTTHQAPVYVVHFTQASALERAQALTSINVCTREEKDKIAELIGGFRFSPGFGKTLSRLVKHGIGVHHAGMLPKYRRLVEQLAQAGLLKVICGTDTLGVGINVPIRTVVFTGLSKYDGRRQRMLKAREFHQIAGRAGRAGFDTAGTVVVQAPEHVVENHRLVLKAGDDPKKLKRVQRKKAPEGQVTWSEDTFDRLVVAEPEALVSRMRVTHAMLLNVIAREGDPFVAMRRLLRDNHEDPRSQVRLVRRAIAQYRALLAAGVVERIDPPGPDGRTVRLVAGLQLGFALNQPLSTYALGVFDVLDPEVPTYALDVVSVVEATLEDPRPVLGAQEHKARGEAVGEMKADGIEYDERMELLDEVSWPKPLQDMLEHTYEVYRRSHPWVAEDALSPKSVVRDMYERAMTFAEYVAFYGLTRSEGLVLRYLGDAYRALRQTVPDSVRTDDLEDIVEWLGAVVRQTDSSLLDEWEQLSDPTRVLEKDVVPPEPENITANERAFTVLVRNALFRRVELAALNRWHQLGELEAEAGSTMTAEDWRESLASYFAEYDAIDTGPDARGPRMLLVEKVGRAWEVQQVVGDPEGNHDWRITATVDLDASDAEGELVLDVTGLVQL
- the phaZ gene encoding poly(3-hydroxyalkanoate) depolymerase; amino-acid sequence: MSRDRLRTIAVRGIQVRVSLRPGRGRLADAPPLLLCNGIGASLEALQPLVDALDPDRGVIRFDVPGVGGSPAPPFPYSMAALSSWVTALVARLGHREFDVLGLSWGGALAQQLALQSRRRVRRVVLVATGTGSLMVPAHPQVLAKMLTPRRHRDPAYARSIAAEIYGGTMRDDPEAGARLLHATTRSGPKRGYYYQLAATTGWSSLPFLPLLAQPTLVLGGDDDPIVPLVNARMIARLVPRARLHVYRGGHLGILTEARDLAPVIERFLTDVPDQTE
- a CDS encoding flagellar biosynthesis protein FlhA, whose translation is MPGKQMAIDADLNSGLIDDDEARRRRADVSGEADFYGAMDGASKFVKGDAIAAIIITVVNLLGGFTVGIVQKGLSFSEAMHTYSLLTIGDGLVSQVPALLLSVATGLIVTRATGGTDMGTDLVGQLTRYKQPMRIAGFGALGLCLIPGIPKLPFLLAGGAMMLLSSRHQSAPDTGPEPTAAELALPSPDSVEAIIEDIRVDPLEIELAADLIDLVDKGAGGDLLDRVKSLRRKVATDLGVVVPPVRTRDNLDLPLHTYAIRLFGVEVARGEAPPGTVLAIGDRLDGLVGRPTVEPVFGLAAMWVPAELANRAELLGATVVDRSSVLTTHLAEVVRSYAAQLLGREEVKMLTDAVRRTHPSAVDELTPALLSLGEIQQVLQSLLDESVSIRDLARIFEALSTRARVSKDLDGLVTAARETLGLAVVAPHLRDGTLPVLSFDPSLEQRLLEALRVTEGGGFLALDVELSQALMNDLTARNRQAEEQNISAVLVCAPQVRPAVRRLVATSLPRLPVLSYGELSGPIQIQSVGVVGGQAPVLA
- a CDS encoding acyl-CoA dehydrogenase family protein: MSDLDLSDTPDSDFLGFELLLDDEDRKLVERVREFMLTHVEPVINGFWTRAEFPHELVPGLADLGIAGLQYDGPGCPGRSSLLDGMVAMEMARVDASMQTFMGVHGGLAMGSVQLCGSDEQRERWLPAMARMELIGAFGLTEPEVGSGIAGGLATTARREGDEWVLDGEKKWIGNASFADLVVIWARDEADDQVKGFVVEKGAEGMTFDVTQDKIALRVVQNAEIHLAGVRVPEANRLQGASSFEDTAKVLKVTRMGVAWQATGCARGAYEHALRYTLERQQFGQPIAGFQLVQDLLVKMLSNVVASTAMCVRVSQLQDAGLVKDEHASLAKAFTTARMRETVGWAREVLGGNGILLEHHVGRFVADAEAIYSYEGTREINTLIVGRAITGESAFV
- a CDS encoding endonuclease/exonuclease/phosphatase family protein → MSRATATTTAGAAVALTGVLLGSVLLGAWGGDPAPPRPVSDSTSAQLPLRQPTVAVTITARPTPVARPAATTARAPSASARDADLAAWLATAGLPDPGSLDNGYVPWVPPSDVPSSTVAPAPGSDPWTDPVVPTPDPTPGTTPPPTPGGPTADFTISSFNVLGSSHTRGGARGKQSGVTRMAGVVDLLGRHDVDVVGFQELQSDQLRELQRLSPGYDVYPGTRLTPREAENSVAWRSSVWELVRPETFSVPYFDGNRRRMPVVLLRHRATGLTAYFANVHNPADTRRYHGQQRWRDQATAVEVALMNRLTATGIPVFLTGDMNERDSYFCALTSGTSMVAARGGSNGAGGCDAQEPRAVDWVFGSPGVRFSSYDEDRSPLVDRTTDHPVVSTRASIDAGTFPAAATG
- a CDS encoding EscU/YscU/HrcU family type III secretion system export apparatus switch protein — protein: MASEDKSEKATPKKLKDSRKEGRVARTQELGAWASILAVALSIQTMTSIGMGKVQALLTTTLRMIVSPDPHDMLQLLREGSGLALMLSLAMGAGVMVIGVASAVAQGGLFFATKSMKPKWSRLNPLEGIKRIFGPHALWEGVKMLLKSALVGFFVWRAIVGLMPLVGGLVPLPVAMQIAGSAATGLMRDVALAGLVAAGADYAVQRRRTGKQVRMTKKEVRDEHKQSEGDPMMKGQIRSRQLASARNRMMADVPLADVVLVNPTHVAVALRYDPTKGTPRVVAKGAGVVAARIREIAETSKVAMVEDVPLARALYTGCEVGHEIPPQLYQAVAQVLAFVLSMRATGAPAGRHRSPRTGFEPIPDVPRAGRRVRPVPVDSSGLAAVGR